The Deltaproteobacteria bacterium genomic interval GAAGAGGGGTTGTGGGTCTCCGACCACCTCAACCACCGGCTCCTCCGGTTTCCGATCGACTTCACAGCCAATCTCCAGTCTCCGGAGGTCCCTCGGTGTGTTGATGACAATAATGTCCCCCTGAACAACGACACGGGAACCCCCCTTTGTCCTGTGGCAGACCGGGTCCTTGGCTTCGAAAATTTTACACAGAAAAATCAGGACCTTTTCCCGGAAGGAACCCTCTACCGGCTCAACAAGACCCTGACGCTTTCCGCCGCGACAGCGCCTCCTGTAGGGTGCCGACTCTTCGTGGCTGTCGCCAACTCGAGTGTGCGCGAGTTCAACCTCTGTGAAGAAGGGAATAACCTCACGGCCGTCGGGCTGATCGGCCAGCCCCGTTATGATTCCCGTGGAACCAATCATGCCCTTCCCTCAGCCTCGCTCATCAACAGTGCCCACGGTATCTGGGCCGACAGGAAAGGGGTTTGGATTACCGATCCGGAAAACCATCGGGTGATCGGTTACAAGGGAATTCCCCTCTTCTCCGGGGCCAAGGCCTCCTTTGTCCTGGGACAGGCGGATTTTGAAAAAGACCTCTCCCAACAAGGGGAGGCCTCCCCCAACCGGGAGACGATGGTTTTTCCCCAATCGGTCGCGGCCGATAATTCACGGATCTATGTGGCTGGCGGCAATAACCGAGTCCTCATCTGGGGGAGAGACCCAACCACAGGGGCCCCCAGTGGCCCCCCTCAGATCCTCGGTCAGTCCAGTCCGACCGACGCGGCCGACCCTCCCCTGACCAACCCGACCTGCGGGCGGTTCAGCCCAAGTTCCGTGGTGAGTGACGGCCGACAGCTCTGGGTGATGGATACCGGAAAATACCAAGGCGACCCCACCAAAAGACGCTACCGGGTCTTGGGTTTCAGTCTGGAATCATTCAATACCCTCCCGCCTGAGGGGGGGCTTCTTACAGCCACCCGCCTCTTCGGGGAAAGGGATTGCACCACCACCGGCTCGGGGAGATTCTATATCCCGAGGCATGCCTTTTCGGATGGGACACGTTTGCTGATCAGCGACACCCCCAACCACCGGGTCTTCTATTATGAAACTATCCCCGAAGACCCGATGGCCCTCCCCACGGCGACGATCGGCGTCGCCAATCCGGACGGCCGACCGACCGCCTTTTCACTCAATCTCCCGGATTCGGCCGTCTTCTGGAAAAATCTGATCTTCGTCGCGGATAGTGGAAACCACCGGATTCTTGTCTTTCAGAAGCCGGCGGCTGACAGGCCGAGCGCCATTGCGGTCCTAGGTCAGGACAACATGACCTTGAACTTCACCAACGGGAACAGACCGCTCTCCGGAGACGGCTTCGCCTGGCCCCGACGCCTCTGGATCGAGGGAAACCTCCTTTTCATCGCCGATAATGGCAACCAGCGGGTGGTCGTCAAAAATATCGAAGAGTTATTAAGCAGGTACGGAACGGAGTGAGGCGACCAGTTCTTCAAACTGCCGGAAGTTGAGCGATTGGTACCCATCGGAAAGGGCCTTGGCCGGTTCCTTGTGGACTTCAACGATAATCCCATCGGCCCCGACGGCGATCGCGGCCCGGGAGAGGGGGGGCACCAAACTGCTTTTGCCGGTCCCATGGGAAGGGTCAACGATGATCGGGAGGTGAGAGACCTCCTTGATATAGGCCACCGCATTCAGGTCGAGCGTATTCCGGGTGGCGGTCTCAAAGGTCCGAATCCCCCTTTCACAAAGGACCACCTGCTGATTGCCACCCGCCAGGATATATTCTGCCGCTAAAAGAAATTCCTCGATCGTCGCCGCCATCCCCCTTTTGAGCAGGACCGGTTTTTTGATTTTACCCAACCGTTGAAGCATCTCAAAGTTTTGCATGTTCCTGGCCCCGACCTGGATCATATCGGCATGGGCGACTACCTCATCAAAATATTCCAGATGCAAAAGTTCCGTGACCACCGAGATCTTGTGCCGGTGGGCCCCCTTCTGGAGAATTTTTAACCCCTCCACCCCCTTCCCTTGAAAGGCGTAGGGGGAGGTTCTTGGTTTGAAGGCACCGCCCCGCATCGCCTTGACCCCCAGCCTGGAAAGAAATTCGGCCGTCTCCTCCACCTGCTGTTCCGACTCAACACTGCAAGGACCGGCAATAATGACAGGTTGGTTTTTTCCACCAAAGACCGCCCCATGGGGCAACTTGACCGTGGTATCCTCGGCCTTCCATTCCCGCGAGACCAACTTGTACGGCTTGGTGACATGGATAATCTCTTTGACCGCATCATTCGGCGGAATTGTCGATTCATCGATGTAACCGGTATTCCCGCGGATCCCGATCGCCACCCTCTCGGACCCCGGGAGAAAGTCGGGCTTGTGCCCTGCCCGCTTGAGGTTCTCCATGATCTCATCGATCTGGGCCTGGGTGGCATCTTTTTTGAGGACAATGAGCATGAGGGTCTTTTCGTATTTGAAAGATGCGAAGATCTCAAGTATGAAATAAAATGAACTTTAAGGAGGTTTCTATGGATCAAACCAATGCCGTTCTTTACCAGAGAAAAGGAACCGTCGCCGAAATCACGCTCAACCGTCCCGAGTCACTCAACGCGATGAACCTCGCCCTCATTGAGGGTTTGTTTCAGGCAGTAAAAAAGGCTGAAGAGGAAAAAGGACTTCGTCTGGTTGTTCTCAAGGGAAGCGGTCGTTGTTTTTGCGCCGGGGGGGATATCAAGTTTTTCAGGTCCCAATTGGAATCGGAGACCCCGGTCAACAAAGAGATGCCCGACCGACTCCACACCATGATTGAAAAACTAAGGGCGCTCCCTCTGCCTGTTTTGGCCTCTATCCATGGTTCGGCCGGAGGGGCAGGAACGAGTCTGGCACTCGCCTGTGATCTCGTCGTCTGCGCCGATGATGTGAAGTTCAATCTTGCCTACTGCCGGATCGGTCTTTCACCGGATGGAGGATCCACCTATTTTCTCCCCCGTCATGTTGGGCTTAAAAAGGCGATGGAGATTTTTTTGGCGAGCCAGAACCTGACAGCCCAAGAGGCCCTCGCCCTGGGTTTGATCAATAAAATTGTCCCGGCCGCCGATCTTCAAAAAACAACCGAGACCATCGCCGAGATCATTTCTTTGGGGGCGACAGAGGCCTTCGCCCGGACAAAAAAACTCCTGAACGCCAGTTTTCACAACAGCCTTCACAACCAGCTCTCGCTGGAATCAGAGATGATTGTCGAATCGGCCCGGACCCATGACTTTCGCGAAGGGGTCACCGCGTTTCTTGAAAAGAGGATGCCTGAGTTTAAAGGAAATTAATCTTAACAAACAGTCAAAGCTTTCTTGAGATCAAGGACTAAATCGTCCGCATCCTCAAGACCGATCGATAGCCGGATCCCCCCCGGTTCGATCCCCTTTTTGGTTTTTTCTTTTTCCGGCAAGGCCGAGTGGGTCATCGAAAACGGATTTTCAATCAAGGTCCGGATCTGTCCGAGACTGACAGCGAGCGTAATCGTGTAGGCCTTTCGGGCCACATGATCGATAAACTTCTCTGCGGCCTCGTTCCCTCCCTTTGTGGGTGAACCACCCTTGGGTGAACCACCCTTGGGTGAATCACCCTTCTCCTTCAAGACAAAATAGATCATACTCCCGGGGGCAAATCGCCCTTCGTAATCGGTCATCTGTCGCTGGGCCAGTTTGTATTGCGGAAAACTCTTGAGCCCCGGGTAAGAGACCCTGGCGACCTTTGGGTGATTTTCCAAAAAAGAGGCGATCTTGAGCGCCGTCTCCTCCTGTTTTTTCATCCGGAGCTGGAGCGTCGGCAGACCATAAACAAGGATCGGCCAGGCACTTTTGGGAGAGATCACAGCCCCAAAATCTTTTCGAAACAGAAAGAGCGGGCTTTCATATTTTTCGGACGTCATCACCGCCCCCCCCATGTCGGTCCCGAACCCACCAATATCCTTCGTTAAACTGTGGACAACGATATCGGCTCCCATCTCCAGCGGCCTCTGGCAAAACGGTGTGGCAAAGGTGTTGTCGATCACCATACTGATTCTCTCCCTCTCATCCCGCTTGGCATTGGCCCGGTTAATCACCTCGCGAATCTTCCTGATGTCGATCAGTTGAAGGTTGGGGTTGATCGGGGTTTCAAAATAGACGACACGGGTCTTGGGGGTGATCCTTTTTTCAAACGAATCTTTGGTCAGATTGGCAAAACGTGTCTTGATTCCAAACCTCGGCAACCAGTTGGTTAGCAGACTGTAAGTACAACCGTAAAGGATCTCATGCGCCAGAACTTCATCCCCCGCTTTTAGTAAAATACAGCAGGCGGCGGAAACAGCCGCCATGCCGGAAGAAAAGGTGACCGCAATTTCAGACCCTTCGGCATACGCCAGATTTTCTTCCAGCAACCCCCGCGTTGGTTCATCCAAACGGTCATAGATGTAGATCGGCACCTCTCTTTTTTTATGGAGATGGTCACAGGCAAATTCAAAGAACCCCTTGGCCCCCCGTTGCGAGGTGTCCAGACGGAAGGCGGCCGAGGAGGTAATCGGAGGAATGACATGATGTTTGTACTCCCACTTGTCGGTATGAAACTTGCCATGAATCAGGTGAGTCGACTTTTTGTAGTTGGCCAAGTCCGACAGGTCTTTTTTTTCACGTGCCATAAGGATCAGTCCATCCTAGTCTGTTTTTTTAATTTGTCCAGAATCGCGCTCGCCAGGTGAGGAATTGTGGCCTGGCGCGGCTGGATAATCCTGGAAAATCCGGCCTTTCGAACGGTTCGTGTCGTCAAGGGGCCGATGGAGGCGACCGGAATACTCTTGGCGAGGTGAAAATGGGATTTCCCCAACAATCTCGAAAAATTTTCAACCGTCGCTGAACTGGCGAAAGTAAGACAGTCGATCGGAGGCTTGGTCATCAGTTGAACCAGTTCTCTTCGCCGATGAACGGGAAATTTCATCCGGTAGGCCGCTACCTCGGTGACCCTGGCCCCCATTTTTTTTAATTTTTCAGGCAGGAGGACTCTCGCCACCTCGGCCCTTGCCACCAAGACTGTTTTCCCTTTCAGGGGATGTCGGCTCATCGCCCGAAGAAGCCCTTCGGCTCTGTACTCCTCGGCAACGGCACTCACCTTGAGATGAAATTTTTCGATGGCCTTGGCCGTTGCCGGGCCAACCGCCGCAAAACGGATTCCGGCAAGATCCCGAATATCTTTTTTCAGATGAACCCAACGGTCAAAAAAGGCCTGAACCCCATTCACGCTGGTCCAGAGAACCCAATCGAATCTTCGGATATTCCGGATCGCCTTGTCTAACGCCTTAAAATTTTTCGGCGGCCGGATCTCAATCGCCGGGAATTCAACAACGTCAGCCCCTTCCGCCGAAAGGAGTCGGGAGAGTTCACCGGCCTGACTCCGAGGCCGGGTGACCAGAATCCTCCTGCCAAAGAGCGGTTTTTTCTCAAACCAGTTTATTTTCCTGCGGAGATTCACAACGGAACCGACAATAATCACGGTCGGCGGTTTGATCTTGGCCCGAAACACCTCTCCAGCAATGCTGGCTAACGTCCCAACAACAACCCTTTGCCGGGAAAGGGTCCCCCATTCGACAACAGCAGTGGGTGTCTTCGGATCCCGGCCCGCCCCCACCAATTTTCGGGCGATCTCTGCCAGATTTCTCCAACCCATCAGAAAGACCACCGTGCCGATCCTGGCGAGGGCCTTCCAATCCGGAGGTGAGGCCCCTTGTTCATCCTTTTCATGACCCGTCACAAAGGCAACATCCGAGACAAAATCGCGGTGGGTCACCGGGATGCCGGCGTAGGCCGGGACGGCGATGGCCGACGTCACCCCGGGCACTACCTCGAAGGGGACCCCGGCTTCAGCCAACGCCTCTGCCTCTTCCCCTCCGCGACCGAAGACAAAAGGGTCTCCCCCCTTCAGCCGAACGACAATTTTGCCGCGACGGGCCTCCCGCACCAAAAGGGCATTGATCCCTTCCTGCGATTGCGAATGAAAAGCCCCTTTTTTGCCAACGTAGACCATTTTTGCCAGGGGGGGGACATTCTGAAGAAGCGAACGATTTGCCAGATGATCGTAGACCACAACGGCCGCCTTCTTCAGGCATTCGAGCCCCTTCACCGTGATGAGTCCCGGATCACCCGGCCCGGCCCCGACCAGACAAACCTTTCCTTTATTCTTCTTCATCACGGCAACTTTTTAAAATTTCCTTGGCCCCCTTGGCCAGGAGCGAACGCCCCATCTGCCTCCCAAGGGAGACCGGATCCTTCACAAACCCGGTCACCTGATCCCGGATCAACTCCCGCCCGTCGGGAGAGGCCACAAGCCCGGTCAGTTCCATCGCCAGGCCGTTTGGTTCGGCATAACCGGCAATCGGTGATTGACAATCCCCCCCCAGCTCCTTGAGAAAGCTCCTTTCCGCCAAGAGACAGGCCTCAGTCACCGGGTCATTGAGGGAACGGGCCAATGACTCCGCCTCCGGGTCCCCCACCCTTCCCTCAATACCGATCACCCCCTGCCCTACCGCCGGAATCATCAAGGTTGTCGGGAGATACTCCCGAATTTTTGCAGTGAAACCGAGCCGGATCAACCCGGCTGCCGCCAAAATCATGGCGTCACAACCCCCTTTGCCGATCTTGCGCAGGCGGGTCTCCACATTCCCCCGGACCGGAACGATTTTGAAATCGGGACGGAAATTCTTGAGCTGGGCCTGACGGCGAAGCGAACCGGTGCCGATCACCGATCGTCGCGGAAGCCCCAGGATCGAATCGTACTTTTTGGAGACAAAGACATCCCGAGGGTCCTCCCGCTTGAGAACGCCAAAGATCTGAAGTTCATCAGGGAGATCAATCGGGAGATCCTTCATGCTGTGAACCGCCAGATCAATCTTGCCGGCGAGCAGGGCCTCTTCAATCTCCTTGATAAAAAGCCCCTTGCCCCCTATTTTGGCCAAAGAGGCCTTTTTAAGCTTATCGCCGCTGGTCTTGATCGCCCTGATGGAAATCTTAAGCCCTAGGTGTTTGGCCTGAAGACCCTTCTGGACAAAGTGGGCCTGCCAGAGGGCCAACGGGCTGCCACGCGTGCCGATAATGAGAGGACGGAAGGCCACGGAAGAGGTCTCTAGCATGAACCCGCTAAAAGGAAAACAAAATTGGAAACGGCTTCAGGCCCGCTGAAATGAAAGGACAAAGAGGGTCCCTTTGCCGGGACTGCTCTGGACCTTGATCTCCCCCTTATTTTTCTCCAAAAGCTGTTTGGAGATCGTCAGGCCAAGACCGGTCCCTTTTGGCTTGGTGGAAAAGAGGGGCTGGAAAATTTTGGAGATCGTTTCCTCCGTCATCCCCAACCCACCGTCTTTAAACTGAACAAGCGCCCTCGGGCCGTCGGAAAGGGTCTTGACCTCCAGTCCTCCCCCTTCCGGCATCGCTTCAATCGCATTAAGAATCAGATTGATAAAGACCTGCTTCAATTGGCCGGGATCGGCGTTGACGACAGGGGTCGCGGGATCCAGATGACAGAGGACCTGAACAGAGATTGGCGGCCTCGCCTGATCGAGGCTCTCCTCCACCAGGCGGTTCAGCGAAACCACCTGCGGCACCGCCTCCTTGTCGCGGGCAAAATGGAGCAGATTTTCGACAATCTGGTCAGAAGCGGCCACCTGACGGACAATCATGTCCAGATATTCCTTGTTTTTTCCTTCCTCCTTCCCGAGGCCGGAAAGCTTGAGAACGGAAACAGCATTTTGTAAAACCATAAAGGGAGTCCTGAGTTCATGGGCGATCGAGCTGGCCAACTGCCCAATCGCCACAAACCGTTCAGAGCGAACAAGTTCTTCCTCATCCGCAACCAACCGCTGGATCATCCGGTTCCGAACACGGATGACTTCCCCCAGCTCATCGGGGGGAATTTCCCCCTCAGGGATCAGCGACTCTCTCAGCCGGCCGGCGGTGACCTGACGGTCTTTTTCACGAAGGAGGGTAATCGGCCTTAGAAGACTGCTAGCGACATTCCTGTTAACAACATAAACGGCCAGGGCTGTTGTCAAGCTGATCACCACCACAAAGATGACAAGCCTGTAGAAAGGGGAGAGAAAAGAAAAATTGGCAAAAGAGAGCGGCTCGTTGGTCCCGAGGGTCACCAGAACGATCACCAAAAGAAAGAGAACGAGGGGAGCCACTCCGGCCAAAAGGAAGGTGATCAGAAACCGGAAAGAAATCTCTTTAGCAAATCTCCTTTTGAGTTTTTTAAACATGAGGAGATTCCATCACAAAACGAGGCCTCACTTCCTGGATGTCATCGCCTGCCAGTCTTCAGGCGTCAACTGGCTCGCCCAGTTAAATTGGCCAGCCCCCTGGAGCCATTCTCCCCCATCGATCGTCACAATTTCTCCGTTGATATAGGCGGCATAGGGGGAAATGAGGTACGCGGCCAGATCGGCCAGTTCTTCGTGCCGACCCAGACGACGAAGAGGGATCCGCTGGAGCATCTTTTCTTCAACCCCCGGGGGGACAAGATTTTTCCAGGCCCCTTCGGTGTGAAACGGACCTGGGGCAATCGCATTGAGACGGATCTTGTATCGGGCCCACTCGACCGCGAGCGACTGGGTCATGGCGGCCACCCCCGCCTTGCCACAGGCGGAAGGGACCACGTAGGCCGAGCCGGTCCAAACATACGTCGTAACGATGCTCAAAATCCGGCCGCCGCGGCCTGACTCAATCATCTTTCGACCGGCCGCCAAGGTGCAGTTGAAACTTCCATGGAGAACGATCCCAACAACGGCATTGAAGGCATTGTAAGAGAGCATCTCGGTCGGGCACAAAAAGTTTCCGGCGGCGTTGTTGATCAATACATCGATCCGACCCATCTCCTTCATGGTCTTCTCGACCATTGCCTCGACCTCTTCCGGCTTGCGGATATCACAAGGGATGGTAAGGACCTGAGGCGCGTGCCCGAAGCGGGCCCCCCTTTGTTTCATCTCGGCGCCGGCCTTTTCAAGATTTTCCTTCTTTCGGCTGGTCAGAACCAGCGAGGCGCCCAGCTCCGCGAAACGGAGCCCCATCGAACGGCCAAGACCGGTGCCGCCCCCTGTGATGATCACCACTTCCCCCTTGAGAAAGGGCTCCTTAAACATAGAGATTATCCGGGACCGCCGGCTTTACCGCCCCCTTCCGGGGAGAATTCGCCGCTACTTCAGGTTCCTTCTCGAGGCACTCTTTCACAAACCGGCCGGCCTGTTCAAGAAGTTTTTCGGCAATTTCTTCGGTCGGTTTTTCCTTCCGCAGATGCTGGAGTTGCTGATGAAATTTTTTCCACTGCGGGAGCAGTCCCGTCCTGACAAAATGATTTTCAAACTCGTGGGTCGTCTCAACATCATTGAAGGTCTGTACCAGACGATAATAAAGGAGGCCATCCGCCGCCTTGACGATCGCCTCGTACGCCTTATCGGCCGCCTCTTCAAATTTTCCATGACCCAAAAGGGCCTTCGCGGTAGCCAAAGAGGTCTCGCCACCTGCGACCTTCGGGACAACATCGGCCACCGTCTGCCCCGCACACTCCCCGATCACCCCCTTCTGCAAGGCAAACTCTTCTTTTCCTTCCCAATCGGTATAAAAATCGGGCCGTTTTTCATAAGGGGGAATCTTGGTCAGATCCTCGAGGAGCGTCACTATCGTTTCTTTTCCAAGATGGTCATAATATTGACTGAAGGATTCCTTCGGTTTTTTATTCTTTAAAAAATGCTGGATCAGACGAACGACGGCCTCAGGGATATTCTTGGAGGGGATCTGGCAGATCGGCGTGGCAACCACCATCTCACGGCCGAAACTTCCCCCCAGCATCAGCTGAAAAGCAGGGACAACATGGCCATCGACTGAAATCCCGCCGCCGTAAAAACCGAGACTTGCAAGATGGTGTTGCCCGCAGGAATTGGGGCAACCGCTGATCTTGATCCTTAAACTGCGGGCGGCGGCATTAATCGCCCCATCCTCCTTATAGAGACGCTCTTCCAACACCCGGGCAAGCCCCATGGAGGAGGAGATCCCCAGACGGCAGGTATCGGTCCCGGGGCAGGCGGTAATGTCATAAACCGTCTGGGCATCTTTTTTGACCAGCCCTATTTTTTCTAATCCTTCATAGAGAGCGGGCAGGTCCTGATCGCGAACCCAACGGATCAGGAGATTTTGGTGGACCATCGTCCGGACCTTCCCGCCGGCATAACAGCGCAAGAGGAGTGCCAGGGGACGCATTTGCCTGGGCAAGATATCTCCCGTCGTCAGACGGATCTCAACCATGGAATATCCCTTTTGCTTCTGCGGCCAGACGTTTGTCTTCTTCCAGGCCAAGAAATCCCCCCCACCCCCCTTTGACAAAGGGGGAGAGCCTTCATCAATCTTCGGAGGCTCCTCAACCCAATCATCAAGATGTTTGAGATACTCATTCCATTCCGGAGGAACTTCCAGGCTCTTCCGTTCCTCTTCGACAAGTCTCTTGAACTGATCAAACCCAAACTTTTCAATCAGAAATTTCATCCTCGCCTTCATCCGGACCTTCCGTTCCCCGTACCGGTCAAAGACCCTGATGATTGACTCCCCAAACGGAATTATTTCTTCTTCCGCTAGAAAGTCGTAAAAAAGTTTGGCGACCCTGGGGCTCGAACCAAGACCACCTCCTGTGTAGACCTTGAATCCCCTTTTCTCCCGGCCCCCCACTTTCTGGACACAGGCAATGAAACCGATCTCATGGAGCATCGGCAGTGCGGTCATCACCCCACCGCCGTCAAAGGCGACCTTGAATTTTCTTCCAAGATTCTGGCAAATCGGGTTTCGGATCATATGCGCCGCAAAGGCCGCCATGTAAGGGGTCACATCAAAAACTTCCTCGGGATCGACGCCGGCGCTTGGAGAGGCGGTTACATTCCGCACCGTATTGCCGCAGGCCTCACGGGTGGTAATCCCGACGGCGGCCAGCTTTCTCATCAACATCGGCACATTTTCCAATTTCACATAATGGATCTGAATGTCCTGCCGGGTGGTGATATGGGCGTTGTTGTGACCGATCGTTTCGGCAAGATCGGCCAGGCATTCCATCTGGTCGGCATTCAAAAGACCGCCGGGGATCTTGATCCGGACCATCTGGACCCCTTCCTGCCTCTGCCCATAGATGCCATGCTGGAGACGGAATTTCTGAAAGGTGTCCTGACTGACCTCCCCGGCCCTGAACTTCTTGACCATCGCCTCAAAATAATCGATCTCCTGATCGATATTTTCGGGGACGACATCAGGCACAGCCTTGGGTGCACTGCCCCTGGGTGAACCACCCTTCATCTAGCAATCCCTTCTCTCAGTTGGTCAAAGGTGACGCTGCCAAGATAATCCATCAGTTTCACCTGGGCATTCTTCCAGACATTCTTCATCGTGCAAAGATGCTCGTGGAGACAATCGCATTTCTCTCCCAGACACTCATTCATGACGAGAGGCCCTTCAATCGCCTCAAGAACCTCCAGAAAACTGATCTGCGCCGGTTGTCGGGAAAGACGATACCCCCCCTTCGAACCGTACACAGAGACCACAACCCCCTTCCGCACCAGTTTCGGCATGATCCTCACCAAAAATTTCGGGGGGATCTCCTGTTTTTTGGAGATCTCCGCCGCCGATACCGTCCGACCAGCCGTCGTGGCCAGATAAACGACCGCGCGAAGCCCGTAATCCCCTTCCCTGGTAACTCTCATAGGAGGCTCCCTTTCTTTTTAAGAGGTTCCGATACTATGAAATAAAAAGCTCGGCTGTCAACCGACTAGAAAGCGTTGACTTTGTCGGCTATACTCCTTAGTAAGGGGCTTCCATGTCTTCATTGGACGGATTGATTTCAAAGGCCAAAAAGGAGACCCAAGAACTCTCCCCCGACGAGGTCCAGGACAAGAAGCGGGAAAACCCGAAAATTGTTTTGATCGACGTTCGTGAGGCGGAGGAGGTTGAAGCGGGGTTGGTGCCGGGGGCGGTCACGATCCCTCGCGGTTTTCTGGAGTTGCAGATCGAGGAGGAGGTCCCTGACCGGTCAACCGAGATCGTCTGTTACTGCGCTGGCGGCATTCGATCGGCGCTCGCGGCAAAAACACTGCAGGAGATGGGGTATAAAAAAGTCTACTCGATGGCCGGCGGTTTTACCCGCTGGAAAAACTCCGGTCTCCCGGTTGCCAGGAAAAAGGGGCTGACACCGGCTCAAAGTAGCCGCTACTCGCGACATACGCTCCTTCCCGAGGTCGGCGAAGAAGGCCAGGTCAAGCTCCTCGAATCGAAGGTCCTTTTGATCGGTGCCGGAGGGCTCGGTTGCCCGACGGCCATCTACCTTGCCGCCGCCGGAGTCGGGACGCTGGGGATCATCGACTTTGACGACGTCGACCTGACGAATCTTCAGCGACAGATCCTCCATACGGAAGAAGAGGTCGGCAGACCGAAGGTGGAATCGGCCAAAAAGAGGATCGCCGGTATTAATTCAGAAACCAGGGTGATCCCTTACCGTGAAAAGTTGTCCCGTGACAATGTGATGAAGATTATCGCCGACTACGACATCATCGTGAACGGCTGTGATAATTTCCCGACCCGTTACCTCTTGAACGACGCCTGCGTCTTTGCCAAAAAACCGATGGTCGATGGCTCCATTTTTCGCTTTGAAGGACAGGTAACCATCTTTAGCCCTGGTCAAGGCCCTTGCTATCGCTGCCTCTACCCGGAACCGCCGCCGCCCGACATGGCCCCATCGTGTGCCGAGGGAGGGGTATTGGGGGTCCTCTGCGGAATCATCGGTTCCATTCAAGGGATTGAAACGATCAAGTTATTGCTC includes:
- the moeB gene encoding molybdopterin-synthase adenylyltransferase MoeB; its protein translation is MSSLDGLISKAKKETQELSPDEVQDKKRENPKIVLIDVREAEEVEAGLVPGAVTIPRGFLELQIEEEVPDRSTEIVCYCAGGIRSALAAKTLQEMGYKKVYSMAGGFTRWKNSGLPVARKKGLTPAQSSRYSRHTLLPEVGEEGQVKLLESKVLLIGAGGLGCPTAIYLAAAGVGTLGIIDFDDVDLTNLQRQILHTEEEVGRPKVESAKKRIAGINSETRVIPYREKLSRDNVMKIIADYDIIVNGCDNFPTRYLLNDACVFAKKPMVDGSIFRFEGQVTIFSPGQGPCYRCLYPEPPPPDMAPSCAEGGVLGVLCGIIGSIQGIETIKLLLGIGEPLIGRLILYNALRQQFKEMKVRRDPTCPVCGDKPTIKELIDYDWFCSGGKGQK
- a CDS encoding nitrite reductase; translated protein: MKGGSPRGSAPKAVPDVVPENIDQEIDYFEAMVKKFRAGEVSQDTFQKFRLQHGIYGQRQEGVQMVRIKIPGGLLNADQMECLADLAETIGHNNAHITTRQDIQIHYVKLENVPMLMRKLAAVGITTREACGNTVRNVTASPSAGVDPEEVFDVTPYMAAFAAHMIRNPICQNLGRKFKVAFDGGGVMTALPMLHEIGFIACVQKVGGREKRGFKVYTGGGLGSSPRVAKLFYDFLAEEEIIPFGESIIRVFDRYGERKVRMKARMKFLIEKFGFDQFKRLVEEERKSLEVPPEWNEYLKHLDDWVEEPPKIDEGSPPLSKGGGGDFLAWKKTNVWPQKQKGYSMVEIRLTTGDILPRQMRPLALLLRCYAGGKVRTMVHQNLLIRWVRDQDLPALYEGLEKIGLVKKDAQTVYDITACPGTDTCRLGISSSMGLARVLEERLYKEDGAINAAARSLRIKISGCPNSCGQHHLASLGFYGGGISVDGHVVPAFQLMLGGSFGREMVVATPICQIPSKNIPEAVVRLIQHFLKNKKPKESFSQYYDHLGKETIVTLLEDLTKIPPYEKRPDFYTDWEGKEEFALQKGVIGECAGQTVADVVPKVAGGETSLATAKALLGHGKFEEAADKAYEAIVKAADGLLYYRLVQTFNDVETTHEFENHFVRTGLLPQWKKFHQQLQHLRKEKPTEEIAEKLLEQAGRFVKECLEKEPEVAANSPRKGAVKPAVPDNLYV
- a CDS encoding Rrf2 family transcriptional regulator; amino-acid sequence: MRVTREGDYGLRAVVYLATTAGRTVSAAEISKKQEIPPKFLVRIMPKLVRKGVVVSVYGSKGGYRLSRQPAQISFLEVLEAIEGPLVMNECLGEKCDCLHEHLCTMKNVWKNAQVKLMDYLGSVTFDQLREGIAR